In Anaeromyxobacter diazotrophicus, the sequence GTAGAAGAAGGCGACCTTCGGGTTCCGGCTCTTGTCCTTCCAGTCTTGCTTCACCCAGGCCAGCCAGGAGCGGAGCACGTCGGAGTAGGAGGCGCCGACGAAGAAGTTGTAGGGCGTCTTCTTCGGGTCGGTGAGGTGCGCCGAGAAGGAGGCCGAGAAGTACGGCATCCGGTCGCGCGCCACCGTGTCCTTGAGCGCCTCGGTGTCCCCGGTGCCCCAGCCGTTGATCATGATGACCTTGTCGGTCCCGGTGAGCCGCTTGTAGGTCGCGTTGGCCTCCGGGATCTTGTACCCGTAGTCCGAGTCGATGAGCCGGATCTTCTTCCCGTGGATCCCGCCGTTCGCGTTCACCCAGGCCACGCCGTCGCGCACGCCCTGGGCGTAGGGCTTGCCGACGTCGGCCGTGACGCCGGTGAGGTCGAAGATGCCGCCCACCTTGATCTCCTGCTGGGCGAGCCCGGCCGCGGGCAGGAGGAGCAGCGCGAGCATCGGGAGGAGCCGCCGTCGCGTCATGTCGTTCTCCGTCAGTACGAGAAGGGGTACAGCTTCCAGTACGTCTTGATGAGCCGCCACCGGGCGGCCAGGCCGTCCGGCTCGAACACCAGGAACAGCACGATGACGAGCCCGAACAGGCCCGTCCGGAGCGGTGCGAAGAGCGTGGTGAGGTGCGGGAACTCCCCGGTGAGCGCGCCGGTGGCGAGCCGGAGCAGCTCGGGCAGCAGCGTCATGAAGGCGGCGCCGAAGAGCGCGCCCTGGACGCTGCCCAGCCCGCCGATGATCACCATCCCGAGCTGGTCGATGGCGAGCGAGATGGGGAAGTTCTCCGGGCTGATGATGCGCGCCTGGTAGGCGGTGAGCGACCCCGCCACGCCGACGTAGAAGGACGAGACGCCGAAGGCGAGCAGCTTGTAGCGGAAGACCCGCACGCCCATGACCTCGGCCGAGATGTCCTGGTCGCGGATGGCGACGAACGCCTTCCCCACCCGCGTCCGGAAGAGGTTCCGGGCGAACAGGGTGAGGAAGGCGGCCAGCGGGATGAACAGGTAGAAGAGGCGCGCGTCGTCCCCGAGCTCGAAGCTCCCCAGGCTGGCGGGCGGGATCGAGATGCCGTTCACGCCGCCGGTCATGCCGTCCCAGTGCGAGGCGGTGAACTCGACGATGAAGTGCGCGGCCAGGGTGGCCATCGCCAGGTAGAGGCCCTTGAGCCGGAGCGACGGGATGCCGAACACCATCCCGGCCGCCGCCGCCACCAGCCCCGAGAGCGGGATGGTCATGGCGAAGGGCAGCCCCGCCTTGCCCGCCAGGGCGGCGGTGGCGTAGGCGCCGACCGCCATGAAGGCGGCGTTGCCGAGCGAGATCTGGCCGGTGAAGCCGGTGAGGATGTTGAGGCCGAGCGCCGCGATGGCGGCGATGGCGATGCGGTTGAGGACGTCGAGCCAGTAGCTCGAGGCGAACGCGGGGACGGTCAAGAGCGCCACCAGGAAGGCGACGGTCACCCAGCGCGAGACGGGGGTCTCGAAGATGGCCATGTCGGCCGCGTAGCTCGTCTTGAAGTCGCCGCAGCGCATGGGGAACCCTCAGACCCGCTCGATCTTGATCTTCCCGAACAGTCCGTACGGCTTCACCATGAGGATGAGGACCAGCGCCACGAAGGGCGCCACCTCCTTCACCCCGCCGCCGAAGACCGGGTCGAGGTAGCCGCCCGACAGGTTCTCCAGGATCCCGATGGAGATCCCGCCCACGATGGCGCCGAGCACGCTGTCGAGGCCGCCCAGGATGACGACCGGGACCACCTTGAGCCCGAACACCGCCAGCGAGCCGTCCACGCCGCCGCGCACCGCGCCGAGGAGGATGCCGCCGATGGCGGAGACCACCGCCGCGATGCTCCAGGAGAGCGCGAAGATGTGCCGCACCGAGATGCCCATCGACAGCGCCACCTGCTGCGAGAAGGCGGTGGCGCGCATGGCGATGCCCGGGCGCGAGTACTTGAAGAACACCGCGAACGCGACCAGCAGCACCGAGACCGAGCCGACGCTCCACAGGTAGCCCTGCGAGACGGGGAAGGGGCCGAGGTGCACCGGCTCCGAGGGGAAGATGGGCGGGAAGGGCCGGGTGTCGGTGCCCCAGATGCCCTGCACCACCGCCCGGAGCACGGCGGAGAGGCCCAGGGTCAGCATGATGACCGAGATGACCGGCTCGCCGATCATGGGCCGCAGCGCGACGCGCTCGAGCAGGAGGCCGAGCACGACCGAGAAGGCCAGCGTGAGCAGCGCCGCGGCCCAGAACGGCGCCGAGGAGGCCATCACGCCCAGGCAGACGTACGCGCCGAGCATGAGGAACTCGCCCTGCGCGAAGTTGAGGATGGAGGAGGACTTGTAGATGACGACGAAGCCGAGCGCGACCAGCGCGTAGATCGACCCGACCACGACGCCGTTCACCACCAGCTGGAGGAAGAAGTCCACGCTCAGGCGACCTTCCTGGGCGGCGTGTCAGGCCCGAGCCGCCGCACCGGCAGCCGCGCCTGCACCCGCGCCGTCTTGCCGTCCTGGAACTTGATGGTGGCGTCGATGTCCACCGCCTCGGCCTCGCCGTACACCGCGCCGATGACGTCGCCGTACCGCTGCTCCACCACCGACCGGCGCACCTTGCGGGTGCGGGTGAGCTCGTCGTCGTCGGCGTCGAGCTCCTTGTAGAGGAGCACGAACTTCTGGATGCGGGCGGCCGCCGGCAGGGTCGCGTTCACCGCCGTCACCTCGCGCTCGACGAGGTCGTACACCTCCGTGCGCGAGGAGAGGTCGGTGTAGGTCGTGTAGCCGATCTTCTGCTTCTCGGCCCACTTCCCCACGATGCCCATGTCGATGCAGAGGAGCGCGCCGAGGAAGGGCCGGTCCTGCCCCACCACCACCGCCTCCTTCACGTAGGGAGAGAACTTGAGGCGGTTCTCGATGAACTGGGGCGAGAAGCGCGTCCCGTCGGCGAGCCGCATCACGTCCTTCAGCCGGTCGATGACGACCAGGTGGCCGTCCTCGAGGTGCCCCGCGTCGCCCGAGTGCAGCCAGCCGTCCTTCACCGCCTCGGCGGTGGCGGCCTCGTTCTTGTAGTAGCCGAGGAAGACGGAGGGGCTGCGCGACAGGATCTCGCCCGCGGGCGAGATGGCGACCTCGGTGCCGGGGATGGGCTCGCCCACGGTGTGGAAGCGGATGTCCTGCTCGCGGTGGATGCAGGAGATGCCGGCGATCTCGGTCTGCCCGTAGATCTGCTTCAGCGGGACCCCCATGCCGTGGAAGAAGCGGAAGACGTCCGGGCCGAGCGCCGCGCCGCCGGTGGAGGCGGTGCGCAGGCGCGACAGCCCGAGCCGATCCTTGAGCGCGCGGAAGAGGAGCAGGTGGGCGAGCGCGTGGAGGACGCGCCAGAGGAGCGGCACGGGCTTCCGCTGGAAGCGCAGGTCGGCCACCCGGTAGCCGACCGGCATGAGCCGCTCGTACATGAACCGCTTGAAGGGCGTCGTGTCCATGATGCGGACCTGGACCGACGAGACCATCCCCTCCCACACCCGCGGCGGCGCGAACATCACGTGCGGCCCGATCTCGCGCACGTTCTCCATCACCGTCTCGGGCTCCTCCGGGAAGTTGACGGTGAAGCCGATCGCGAGCGCCGAGGAGAGGCAGACCATCTGCTCGCCGATCCAGGCCAGCGGCAGGAACGAGACGAACTCGTCCGACTCGCGCTTCGGGTCCACCTCGTGCAACGCGAGCGCCATGGCGAGGAGGTTCCGGAAGGAGAGCATGGCGCCCTTGGGGAACCCGGTCGTCCCGGAGGTGTAGGAGATGATGGCGAGGTCCTCCGCCGTCCCCTTCGCCACCTCCTCGTCGAAGAGCCTCGGCTGCCGCGCCAGCACCGCCCGCCCGCGCGCGCGGACGTCGTCGAACGACAGGAGCGCCGGGTGCCGGTAGCCGCGCAGCCCGCGGGGATCGGTGTAGACGACGTGCCGGACCTTGGGCAGCCGGTCCATCATGTCGAGGATCTTGTCGACCTGCTCCTGGTCCTCGGCCACCACGATGCCGGCGTCGCAGTGGTCGATGACGTAGGCGACCTCGTTCAGGGTCGAGTCCTGGTAGATGCCCACCGAGGCGCCGCCCATGGCCTGGGCCGCCAGCTCGGACATCACCCACTCCGGCCGGTTGCCGCCCACGATGGCGACCTTGTCGCCGCGCGCGAGCCCCAGCTCGCGGAAGCCGAGCGCGAGCTCGCGCACCGCGTCCAGGTAGGCCTGCCAGGAGAAGGACTGCCAGATGCCGAGCTCCTTCTCGCGCAGCGCGGTGCGGCCGGGGTGGCGCCGCGCGTTGCGCACGAGCAGCTTCGGGAAGGTGTCGTCGCCGCGCAGGAGCTCGAGCGCGCTCACGCTTTCCCCCAGGCCGAGGTGGTGGGCTCGCCCAGGTAGGCGGCCTGGACGGCCGGCTCGGCGCGCACCTCGTCGGGCGTGCCGTCGGCGATGCGCTCGCCGAAGTTGAGGACGGTGATGCGGTGCGACAGGTCCATGACGACGCCCATGTCGTGCTCGATCATGAGGACGGTGGTGCCGCGCTCCTCGTTCACGTCGAGGATGAAGCGCGCCATGTCCTCCTTCTCCTCGGCGTTCATGCCGGCCATGGGCTCGTCGAGGAGCAGGAGCTTCGGCTCGAGCGCCAGCGCCCGCGCCAGCTCGACGCGCTTCTGCAGCCCGTAGGCGAGGGTCCCCACGGTCTGGTGGCGCACGTGCTGGATCTCGAGGAAGTCGATCACCTCCTCGACGCGGCGCCGCTCGGCGATCTCCTCCCGCTGCCCCGGCCCCCAGTACAGCCCGCCCATCAGGACGTCGGTGCGCTGGTGCACGTGGCGGCCGATGAGGAGGTTGTCGAGCACCGTCATCCCCTTGAAGAGGGCGATGTTCTGGAAGGTGCGGGCGACGCCGAGCCGGGTGCGCGCCGAGGGCGCGAGGCCCGAGACGTCCTTGCCGTCGAGCAGGATCGCGCCGCGCTGCGGCCGGTACACCCCGGACACGCAGTTGAGCATGCTCGTCTTGCCGGCGCCGTTCGGCCCGATGATGGCGTGGATCGAGCCCTGCTCGACGGAGAACCGCACGTCCGCCAGCGCGGTGAGCCCGCGGAAGTGCAGCGTGACGTTCCGCACCTCGAGCAGCGCCATGGACGGGCCTCGCGGAGGAGGTCGTGTTCGCTAAGGGTGAGTGCGCCTGTTGAAAACGAGCTTACGAGGCTGCGGCGTTTCGCCGCAAGCCGTCCGCCCCGCGAGGGTACTCTCAGCGTCAACGCGGTGCGGCGTGCTCGTTGACCCGCGTCAACGCGCAGCCGCCCCGGGCCGCCGCCGGATCTCGACCGTGTAGTAGTCTCCGCGGACCCGGACCATGGCGACGAAGGCGCTCTTCCTCCTGTTTTCACTGCTCGCCGCCCCCGCCTTCGCCGAAGAGCACGCGCCGCGGCCGCGGGTCGTCTTTCAGGGGAACGTGCTCTACGACGAGCTCGTCTACCTGAGCGTCCTGGACCTGCCGCGGAACGCCCGCGCCGACCCCGCGCTGGCGCGCACCGTCGCGGCGAAGCTGCGGAGCTTCCTGCGCCGCGCGGGCTACGAGCTGGCCACCGTCCACGCCGAGGTGCAGGGCGACCAGATCGCCGTCCGCATGGACGAGGGCCGCCTCGACAAGATCGTCATCCTGGGGCGGAGCGACATCGAGACCATCCGGTTCAGGCTGGAGCTCTCGATGCCAGCGGGCGTCTTCAACCGGCCCGCCCTGGAGCGGCAGCTGCGCCTGCTCGCGGCCCGCTTCCGGCTCCAGGAGTACTCGTACCAGCTCATCCCCGTGGGGGAGCAGGAGGGCGAGGAGCCCACGCTCGACGAGCCCGAGCTGGTGGTGACCGTCCCCGGGGAAGGTGAGGCGCCGGTCGTGTCGGGCACCCGGCTGCGGCCCGGCCAGAAGTACGAGCTGCACATCCTCATCGCGAGCAGCCCGTGGTCCCGCGGGTTCTCGCCCGACCTCTCCCTCGACTCCCCCGAGGGCCTCGGCGCGGGCGGACACTACCGCGGGCAGGATCGCGTCCTGACGGACGACCGGTGGGAGTTCCGCGTCCGCGCGGCGGGCAACCTCCGCCAGCACCTCGACTCGGACTCCTCCCGGCCGGTGCTGACCCGCCTCCTCGGGCAGGGGCGGTGGTTCTCCCCGCCGGTGTGGACCGACTCGCTCCGGCCCTCGCTCACGGTCCGCGCGGACATGCTGTCCCTGCAGCGGTCCGATCTGCGCCTCGACGACTTCCACCAGGCGACCTTCGCCGCGTCGCTCGACGCGAGCCTCTTCAGCCCGCGCCTCACGGTCGGCCTCGGCCTCGGCGTCGAGCGGCGCCTCCTCTTCTCGCTGGTCAAGGCGACCGGCGCGAACCCGCTCATCGACCAGACGCCGCGGGCGCAGACCCGGCCCTACGGCGAGGCGCTGGCGAGGCTCGTGTTCAACCCGGGCGAGCTCCGCACCGACCGCAAGCACACCCTGGACCTCGAGGCGCGCGCCTACACCGGGTCGCCCTCCAGCGACCCCGCCGTCTGGCTGCGCTCCTCCTACCAGCGCCGGTTCCCCTTCGGCTGGCACGAGCTCTGGTGGCAGGCGCACGGGACGCTGCTCGCCGGCGAGGTGCTCTTCCCGGACGAGGAGTCCGTGGGGAGCCACCTGCACGGGTTCGCGGGCTCGGACTTCGCCCGCAAGCTGGGCAGCACCGGGCTGGAGTTCCGCTACTCGCTCCTGCGCGACGTGATCAAGGTGGGGGCGTTCTACGACCAGGTCCTGTTCGGCGCGATCGATCGCACCACCATGGTCGAGTCGCTGGGCGCCGGGGGCGCCGGGGGGCCGGCGCTCCACCTGCTGCTCGCCGACCAGTTCCAGATCGACGTGTACCTGGCCCTCGGCTGGAGCACCACCGGCGCCACCGGCTTCAGCCCGGCCCTCACGCTGCGGCAGGTCTACTAGCCGCCGCGCGGTCGCCCCGGGTGCACCGGCGACCGCGGCGCCGCGCGCGCCTTCAGCACTCGGGGAGCCCGACGCTCAGATCGCCGGCCGGGGCCGCCGACAGGGCCAGGCCGCCGCGCGCCGTCTCCTTGTACTTCGACTTCATGTCGGCGCCGGTCTCGCGCATGGTCCGGATGACCTGATCCAGCGAGACGAAGTGCCGGCCGTCCCCGTGCAGCGCCATGCGCGCGGCGTGGATCGCCTTCACGGCGGCGGTGGCGTTGCGCTCGATGCAGGGGATCTGCACCAGGCCGCCCACCGGGTCGCAGGTGAGGCCGAGGTTGTGCTCCATCGCGATCTCGGCCGCGTTCTCCGCCTGCTCGGGCGTGCCGCCGAGCACCTCGCACAGCGCGCCGGCCGCCATGGAGCAGGCGCTGCCCACCTCGCCCTGGCAGCCCACCTCGGCGCCGCTGATGCTGGCGTTCTCCTTGTAGAGCGCGCCGATGGCGCCGGCGGCGAGCAGGAAGCGGTGCAGGTCCTCGTCGGTCGCGCCCGGCACGAGGCGGCGGTGGTAGTGCATGACCGCCGGCACGATGCCGGCCGCGCCGTTGGTGGGGGCGGTCACCACCCGGCCGCCGGCCGCGTTCTCCTCGTTCACCGCCAGCGCCCACAAGGTCACCCAGTCGAGCGCCGCCAGCGGATCGCCGTCGGCGCGCTGGGTGCGGAGCTCGCGCGCCAGCCGCGGTGCCCGGCGCGCCACCTTGAGGCCGCCGGGGAGGACCCCCTCCGTCTCGCAGCCGCGCCGGACGCAGCCCTGCATCGCCTCCCAGAGCCGGGTGAGGCCCGCCCGCACCTCCGCCTCGGGCCGCAGCGCCCGCTCGTTCTCGAACATCACGCCGGAGATGGGGAGCCCGGTCTCGCGGCAGCGGAGGAGGAGCTCGGCGGCGGTGTGGAACGGGTGCGGCACGGCCGGGGGCGGCGCGGCGGCGCCGGCGCGCGCGGTCTCCTCGTCCACCACGAAGCCGCCGCCCACCGAGTAGTAGACGCGCGCGGCCAGCACCTCGCCGGCCGCGCCCTCGGCGGTGAAGCGCAGCGCGTTCGGGTGGTAGGGCAGGACCTTCCGCTCGAAGTGGAGGTCCTCCGCCGGCCGGAGGCGGACCGGCTGGCGCCCGAGCAGCGCGAGGCCGCCCGCGGCGCGCGCCGCGGCCACCCGGGCGGCGAGGGTCGCGACGTCCACCGACTCCGGCGCCTCGCCCATGAGCCCGAGCAGCACCGCCTTGTCGGTGCCGTGGCCGCGGCCCGTGGCGCCGAGCGAGCCGAAGAGCTCCACCCGCACCGCCGCCGCGCGGCCGAGCAGCCCGGCGTCGTCGAGCGCCTGCGCGAAGGCGCGCGCGGCGCGCATGGGGCCGACCGTGTGCGAGGACGACGGGCCGATGCCGATCTTGAAGAGGTCGAAGACGCTCGCGGGCATTGAGATGACGGTAACGCACCTGCCGCCGGCGATCACCCCTGCCCGCGCGCGAGCTCGGCGCGCCGGAAGCACGAGGTGAGGTGGTCGTTCACGAGCCCGGCCGACTGCATGAAGGCGTAGCAGCTCTTCGGGCCGACGAAGGCGAAGCCGCGCGCCCGCAGCGCCTTCGAGAGCGCGCGGCTCTCCGCCGTCTCCGCGGGCACCTCCGCCGGGGAGCGCGGCGCGTTCAGGCGCGGCGCGCCGCCCACGAAGCTCCAGACGAAGCGCGCGAAGGAGCCCTCGGCCTCGCGCAGCGCCAGGAAGGCCCGGGCGCTCGCCACCGCCCCCTCGATCTTGCCCCGGTGGCGGATGATCCCCGGATCGCGCAGGAGCGCCTCGACCCGGCGCGGCCCGAGGCGCGCCACCCGCTCCGGGTCGAACCCGTCGAAGGCGCGCCGGAACGCCTCGCGCTTCCGCAGCACCGTGATCCAGGAGAGGCCGGCCTGGAAGCCCTCCAGCACGAGCAGCTCGTAGAGCGCGCGGTCGTCGCGCAGCGGCGCGCCCCACTCCTCGTCATGGTAGGCGACGTAGAGGGGGTCTTCGCCTGCCCACCCACACCGGCGCACGCCCGTCATGTCGCCAGGTTAACGCGCCGCGGCGCGCGGGGCCAACGCCGGCGGCGCCGCGTCGGTGGACCGAGGCACATGCCCCTTGCCGCCGCCCGGAACTCCGGGTCAAATGCGCCGCCATGACCAAGACCTCACGGCTCACCCTCACCCTCGCTGCCCTCCTCGCGCTCGCGCCCCTCGCGGCCGAGGCGGCGCCCACCCACTCCACCCGTGCCTCCACCTACGGCAACAGCGAGCCCTCGCTCGGCGCCGCCGTGGGCCAGGTGGACTACAGCGCGCTGCTCGGGCTCGAGTTCCCGCCCGACGGCATGGACGTCGGCCCGCGCCTCACCGGCGAGATCATGTACAGCGTGATGGACCTCGCCCCCAAGGCGCGCCTCAAGCTCGGCGTCCGCGGCGCGTTCGGCTACCACGGCTTCCCGGGCGGCTCGTTCTGGCTGCTCGACGCGGTCCCGGACGCGAAGATCACGCTCGCCCTCACGGACCTGGTCGCGCTCTATGGCGACGTGGGGCTCGGCCTGGCGGTGCATCACGTCAGCGTCGACGCCCAGCCCCCCTTCCCCGGCGGCTCGGACTCCACCCTCACGGTCGCGTTCCAGATGGGCGGCGGCGTCGCCTACGCGATCAACCCGCGCGTGAACCTGCTCGGCGAGATCCGCCTCGACCTCTACACCCGCAGCGGCTCGAGCACGTTCGTCTCGTTCCCCACCGTCGGCCTGCAGTTCCACTAGACGCGGCCCGCTCGGCCGGCGGCGGACCTCGGGTCAGCCGCCGGCCAGCACCGTCCCGACGCTGCCCGGGTCGAGGACGGCGCGGGCGAGCTCCCCCTCGGCGAGCCGCCCCACGATCACCACCGAGCGCGCGCCCCCCGCGAGCACGGCGAAGCTCTCCTCCAGCTTCGGGATCATGCCCCCCGAGATCGAGCCGTCGGCCACGCCGCGCTCGAACTCCGCCCGCGTCATGCGCGCCACCCGGCTCGACGGGTCCTTCACGTCGCGCAGCACCCCCGGCGTGGAGGTGACGAGCACCAGCGCGTCGGCCCGCAGCGCCCCGGCGAGCTGGCTCGCCACCGTGTCGCCGTTGATGTTGAGCGCCTGCCCCTCCGCGCTCATCCCCAGGCACGCCAGCACCGGCACGTAGCGGCGCTCCCAGAGATCGCCCAGGAGGCCCAGGTTGAAGCCGGTCACGTCGCCGACCAGGCCCAGGTCCACCGGCGCCTCCCCGGCGCCGGTCATGGCGCGCGGCGGCCGGCGGCGCGCCTGCAGCACGTGCCCGCTCGCGCCGTGCAGGCCCACCGGCATGACGCCGCTCGCGAGCAGGCGGGCGCAGAGGTCCACGTTCACCTGGCCCGCCACCGTGTACTTCATCACCTCGAGCGTCGCCTCGTCGGTGACGCGCTTGCCGGCGACGAGGCGCGGCTCCTGGCCGAGCCGGCGCTGCAGCGCGCTCGCCTGCGGCCCGCCGCCGTGCACGAGCGCCACGCGGTGCCAGGCGCCGACGAGCGCCCGCACGTCGCGCGCGATGAGGTCCAGCTCGGGCGAGGCGACCACCTCGCCCCCCAGCTTCACGACGACGGTCATCATGGCGGCCACGGTCCCGTATCCGAGAGCGACAGCCCCTCGGGCAGCCCGAGGGCGAGGTTCAGGTCCTGGATGGCCTGCCCGGCGCCACCCTTCACGAGGTTGTCGAGCGCGCCGAAGAGCGCGGCGGTGCGGCGGCCCTTCACGGCCGGCCCGACCGCCACGCCCACCTCGGCGTGGTTGGAGCCGGACACCGCCGCCACCTCCGGCAGGCGCCGCCGCGGGACGCGCACGAACGGCTCGCCCGCGTACGCCTCCTCGTAGAGGCGGCGCAGCCGCGCCTCGTCCCAGGCGTCCGGCAGCTCGACGAAGGCGGTGGCGAAGATGCCGCGCGAGAGCGGCGCCGACACCGGCACGAAGCGCAGCGCGAGCTCGCGCGCCCCCGCCTGGGCCAGCGCCTCGGCGATCTCGGGCAGGTGCTGGTGCTCGAGCGGCTTGTAGGTGCGGAGGTTCCCGGCGCGGACCGGGTGGTGCGTCCCGGCCGAGGGGGCGACGCCGGAGCCGGAGCTGCCGGTGAGCCCCTGCACGTGCACCACGCCCTCGAGCAGCCCCGCCCGCGCCAGCGGCAGGAGGGTGAGCTCGATGCAGGTGGCGAAGCACCCCGGCGCCGCCACCAGGCGCGCCCCGCGCAGGCGCTCCCGGTTCAGCTCCGGGAGCCCGTAGACGAACCGCGCGAGCAGCTCCGGGTGCGGGTGCTCCACGCCGTAGTACCGCGCGTAGTCGGCCGGGTCCTTGAGGCGGAAGTCGCCGCTCATGTCCACCACGCGCACCCCGCTCGCCACGAGCGCCGGGACCTGGTGCGCCGACACCTTGTGAGGCAGCCCGAGCAGGACGGCGTCCATTCCCTCGGCCGCCCGCGCCGGCGCGAGCTCCTCGAAGAGGAGCTCCGTCGCGCCCTCCAGCGAGGGGTGCGCCGCCGCGAGCGGCTCGCCCACGTGGTCCACCGACGCCACCCGCGCGAGCTCGACCTCCGGGTGCAGCAGCAGGCGCCGGATGAGCTCGGCCCCGCCGTAGCCCGAGCCCCCGATCACGGCCGCCCGGTAACGCTTGCTCGCCGCCATGGTCTCCTCTTATACCGTCCCGCGCCGCGGCGCGGCGCGCGGCGTGGGCCGCGAGGGGGCGACGGGTTCGCATGCTGGCGGAGCGGGTCGAGATCGGGCTGTCCTGGCTCCAGGGGCAGCGCTTCGCCATGCAGCGCCTGCTCGAGCGGCTGGTGCGGCAGAGCTCGTTCACCCTCGATCCACCCGGCGTCAACGCGGTGGTGGCCATGCTCGACCAGGAGCTGCGCCGCATCGGGCTCAAGACCGAGCGCCTCCGCTCGCCCAAGTACGGCGACCACCTGTACTTCGAGAGCAGCGGCCAGGGCCCCTTCACCTTCCTCATCGGGCACACCGACACGGTCCACGCGCGCCGGGCCTTCGACGGCTTCGAGCTCGCCGGCGATCTCGCCAAGGGCCCGGGCGTCTTCGACATGAAGGGCGGCCTGGTGGTGACGCTCTTCGCGCTGGAGGCGCTGGCCCGCGCGGCGCTCCTGCGGCACGTCCCGGTGCGCGGGCTCATCGTCTCCGACGAGGAGGTGGGCTCGCCCGACTCGCAGGCGCACCTGCGGCAGCGGGCCCAGGGCGCGGCCTACGCGCTCGGCTTCGAGCCGGGCCGCGCCGGGGAC encodes:
- a CDS encoding branched-chain amino acid ABC transporter permease, translated to MRCGDFKTSYAADMAIFETPVSRWVTVAFLVALLTVPAFASSYWLDVLNRIAIAAIAALGLNILTGFTGQISLGNAAFMAVGAYATAALAGKAGLPFAMTIPLSGLVAAAAGMVFGIPSLRLKGLYLAMATLAAHFIVEFTASHWDGMTGGVNGISIPPASLGSFELGDDARLFYLFIPLAAFLTLFARNLFRTRVGKAFVAIRDQDISAEVMGVRVFRYKLLAFGVSSFYVGVAGSLTAYQARIISPENFPISLAIDQLGMVIIGGLGSVQGALFGAAFMTLLPELLRLATGALTGEFPHLTTLFAPLRTGLFGLVIVLFLVFEPDGLAARWRLIKTYWKLYPFSY
- a CDS encoding branched-chain amino acid ABC transporter permease, which produces MDFFLQLVVNGVVVGSIYALVALGFVVIYKSSSILNFAQGEFLMLGAYVCLGVMASSAPFWAAALLTLAFSVVLGLLLERVALRPMIGEPVISVIMLTLGLSAVLRAVVQGIWGTDTRPFPPIFPSEPVHLGPFPVSQGYLWSVGSVSVLLVAFAVFFKYSRPGIAMRATAFSQQVALSMGISVRHIFALSWSIAAVVSAIGGILLGAVRGGVDGSLAVFGLKVVPVVILGGLDSVLGAIVGGISIGILENLSGGYLDPVFGGGVKEVAPFVALVLILMVKPYGLFGKIKIERV
- a CDS encoding AMP-binding protein — its product is MSALELLRGDDTFPKLLVRNARRHPGRTALREKELGIWQSFSWQAYLDAVRELALGFRELGLARGDKVAIVGGNRPEWVMSELAAQAMGGASVGIYQDSTLNEVAYVIDHCDAGIVVAEDQEQVDKILDMMDRLPKVRHVVYTDPRGLRGYRHPALLSFDDVRARGRAVLARQPRLFDEEVAKGTAEDLAIISYTSGTTGFPKGAMLSFRNLLAMALALHEVDPKRESDEFVSFLPLAWIGEQMVCLSSALAIGFTVNFPEEPETVMENVREIGPHVMFAPPRVWEGMVSSVQVRIMDTTPFKRFMYERLMPVGYRVADLRFQRKPVPLLWRVLHALAHLLLFRALKDRLGLSRLRTASTGGAALGPDVFRFFHGMGVPLKQIYGQTEIAGISCIHREQDIRFHTVGEPIPGTEVAISPAGEILSRSPSVFLGYYKNEAATAEAVKDGWLHSGDAGHLEDGHLVVIDRLKDVMRLADGTRFSPQFIENRLKFSPYVKEAVVVGQDRPFLGALLCIDMGIVGKWAEKQKIGYTTYTDLSSRTEVYDLVEREVTAVNATLPAAARIQKFVLLYKELDADDDELTRTRKVRRSVVEQRYGDVIGAVYGEAEAVDIDATIKFQDGKTARVQARLPVRRLGPDTPPRKVA
- a CDS encoding ABC transporter ATP-binding protein, whose amino-acid sequence is MALLEVRNVTLHFRGLTALADVRFSVEQGSIHAIIGPNGAGKTSMLNCVSGVYRPQRGAILLDGKDVSGLAPSARTRLGVARTFQNIALFKGMTVLDNLLIGRHVHQRTDVLMGGLYWGPGQREEIAERRRVEEVIDFLEIQHVRHQTVGTLAYGLQKRVELARALALEPKLLLLDEPMAGMNAEEKEDMARFILDVNEERGTTVLMIEHDMGVVMDLSHRITVLNFGERIADGTPDEVRAEPAVQAAYLGEPTTSAWGKA
- a CDS encoding L-serine ammonia-lyase: MPASVFDLFKIGIGPSSSHTVGPMRAARAFAQALDDAGLLGRAAAVRVELFGSLGATGRGHGTDKAVLLGLMGEAPESVDVATLAARVAAARAAGGLALLGRQPVRLRPAEDLHFERKVLPYHPNALRFTAEGAAGEVLAARVYYSVGGGFVVDEETARAGAAAPPPAVPHPFHTAAELLLRCRETGLPISGVMFENERALRPEAEVRAGLTRLWEAMQGCVRRGCETEGVLPGGLKVARRAPRLARELRTQRADGDPLAALDWVTLWALAVNEENAAGGRVVTAPTNGAAGIVPAVMHYHRRLVPGATDEDLHRFLLAAGAIGALYKENASISGAEVGCQGEVGSACSMAAGALCEVLGGTPEQAENAAEIAMEHNLGLTCDPVGGLVQIPCIERNATAAVKAIHAARMALHGDGRHFVSLDQVIRTMRETGADMKSKYKETARGGLALSAAPAGDLSVGLPEC
- a CDS encoding DNA-3-methyladenine glycosylase I; this encodes MTGVRRCGWAGEDPLYVAYHDEEWGAPLRDDRALYELLVLEGFQAGLSWITVLRKREAFRRAFDGFDPERVARLGPRRVEALLRDPGIIRHRGKIEGAVASARAFLALREAEGSFARFVWSFVGGAPRLNAPRSPAEVPAETAESRALSKALRARGFAFVGPKSCYAFMQSAGLVNDHLTSCFRRAELARGQG
- a CDS encoding outer membrane beta-barrel protein, which codes for MTKTSRLTLTLAALLALAPLAAEAAPTHSTRASTYGNSEPSLGAAVGQVDYSALLGLEFPPDGMDVGPRLTGEIMYSVMDLAPKARLKLGVRGAFGYHGFPGGSFWLLDAVPDAKITLALTDLVALYGDVGLGLAVHHVSVDAQPPFPGGSDSTLTVAFQMGGGVAYAINPRVNLLGEIRLDLYTRSGSSTFVSFPTVGLQFH
- the argB gene encoding acetylglutamate kinase, with the translated sequence MMTVVVKLGGEVVASPELDLIARDVRALVGAWHRVALVHGGGPQASALQRRLGQEPRLVAGKRVTDEATLEVMKYTVAGQVNVDLCARLLASGVMPVGLHGASGHVLQARRRPPRAMTGAGEAPVDLGLVGDVTGFNLGLLGDLWERRYVPVLACLGMSAEGQALNINGDTVASQLAGALRADALVLVTSTPGVLRDVKDPSSRVARMTRAEFERGVADGSISGGMIPKLEESFAVLAGGARSVVIVGRLAEGELARAVLDPGSVGTVLAGG
- the argC gene encoding N-acetyl-gamma-glutamyl-phosphate reductase, which codes for MAASKRYRAAVIGGSGYGGAELIRRLLLHPEVELARVASVDHVGEPLAAAHPSLEGATELLFEELAPARAAEGMDAVLLGLPHKVSAHQVPALVASGVRVVDMSGDFRLKDPADYARYYGVEHPHPELLARFVYGLPELNRERLRGARLVAAPGCFATCIELTLLPLARAGLLEGVVHVQGLTGSSGSGVAPSAGTHHPVRAGNLRTYKPLEHQHLPEIAEALAQAGARELALRFVPVSAPLSRGIFATAFVELPDAWDEARLRRLYEEAYAGEPFVRVPRRRLPEVAAVSGSNHAEVGVAVGPAVKGRRTAALFGALDNLVKGGAGQAIQDLNLALGLPEGLSLSDTGPWPP